A window of Silurus meridionalis isolate SWU-2019-XX chromosome 4, ASM1480568v1, whole genome shotgun sequence contains these coding sequences:
- the LOC124384522 gene encoding little elongation complex subunit 1-like — MFLSVILEKIKVERGFMGHDLLQSLCRVYVGVCQQRGDCHKAHALVYRLLKEDFLEAPKVIMVMVTAWPSFLSYESSLCRVIHIVSNLKAKGKIFHLLTKYLHWDEEPPGNIYNMITSTLKSFLENSWYGYNLCPAT, encoded by the exons atgtttctgtctgtgattttgGAGAAGATCAAGGTGGAGAGAGGGTTTATGGGACATgatctcctgcagtctctctgtagggtttatgtaggCGTGTGTCAACAGAGAGGAGACTGTCACAAAGCACATGCTCTCGTCTACAGACtccttaaagaag ACTTTCTTGAAGCCCCCAAAGTGATTatggtcatggtgacagcatggccaagttTTTTGTCCTATGAAAGTTCTTTATGCCGAGTAATTCACATAGTGAGCAACCTGAAAGCAAAGGGAAAGATATTTCACTTGCTCACCAAGTATCTGCACTGGGATGAG GAGCCTCCGGGAAACATCTACAATATGATTACCAGCACCCTGAAGTCTTTCCTGGAGAACAGCTGGTATGGTTATAATCTCTGCCCTGCTACCTGA